In the genome of Urocitellus parryii isolate mUroPar1 chromosome 7, mUroPar1.hap1, whole genome shotgun sequence, the window CAaagctaaactttttttttaaagcatgtaaaaaaatatacatttgtacatatacacattATACTTTTACAAACCAAATAGTTAACAGTTCACTTAGAGCTTTTTGTATTCTCTTCCAGGTCCTTTGTCACTCTCTTGGCTGTTCCCTAATCTGACATCATTCTGTTATATTATTTACTAGATCAAATAAATTCATGTATCCCAGTTAGCACAATCTATCCAAGTGGCTCTGGAGAGAGATCAGAATGGTATGATCTATCCTGAGGCAGTGAAATAGGTCTATTCACACAAGTGTGAGGAAAGAGGTGTCATGAGCATCACAAACCCAGCAGGCTGCCTTCCAGAGTAAGATGAATATTCCCAATGGTATGGCTCAGTGCCTGCCCATTAAAACAGAGTCAAAACCCACTCTGCATACTGCAAAAGCTACTTAGGATCTCATAATCAGGTCACACTGATTCACAAAGGAAGCAAAGTATTTCAGGAATTGATGGACGAGGGTCACTTTGAACAGTGGTGGTTTGAAATCTGTGGAAGAAGTCACTGAACTCttataaagagaatttttaaggGGTTAGCAGCCTCCCTGAAAAATTCAGGaaaaccaataagaaaaagaatggttttcatcttttcataaagttcttctccagagccactgaggtTCTCTGTAGAGAGTGGATATTCCGTTTCACCCGATCCTCCAGGGAGGAAGTAGATGCACTCTCTAGCTTCATGCGGCTAGGAAGAGAAGACAGGggaatggaaattaaaaacatttgtcaATTGGTCAGGTCTGGCAGAATTAGAAGAAACAGGTTGCTAGTCTTAAAGCAACTGTAGAAACAAGCTCTTTTAAGCCCACATAGAAAATTTTCAAGTTAATCCATCTGGaaccaaattttttaaatgtccataagAGAAAATTCATCTGCTTTTGAAAATAAGTCAAAGTCTCATTGGGAAAAAAGACTTTCTGAGCcattaattcttatttaaaagaaatgcagGGCCAGGgtcatggctcagcagtagagcacttgcctagcatgtgtgaggcactgggtttgattctcagcaccacatataaataaatgaataaaataaaaggtccttcaacaactaaaataaataagaaatgccaAAGAATTTCAGAGATTTAGAGAAAATACTAATTCACTTCTCCCTCTTCCAAATCAAAACCTCCCACTATCTGGCCAGAAGCTACGAGTGGTAAAAAAGGTGGTCCTAAAGCTGAGCTCCATATTCTCCCTGCAGACACAGTGACACCTGGAACACACTGAACCCCACTGTTAGAATCTCTCCTTGAGAACAATCCCATGGAGCCCCAGGCGGGAAGAAATGTACTCACTGGATGAACTTCCCATCCCGGGAGTCTAGCTTCTCCAGCCTCCGTTCCCGTTCGTCCTCCCTAGCGTGCCTTTTGAGGATGTtcatcctctcctcttccctccactTAGCATTTTCCATCATCTCCTGCCGTTTTCGTTCCAGTTCCTCTGCTGAGAGTTTTCTGTTGAACACAAAAACCATCCCATCAATTCTACCTCACTCCTAGCAAAAATCCCAGAAGCAGCACAGGGAGATAAAGGTCAGCAGGACCCAAGCTCTCCAGCCCATGGCTTTCTCCAAGGAAATGGCCAGAGCAGTGCCATGTCCAGCATGAGTTTCCCTCCTACTAACATAGTGTGGTgcagaggtactggggattgaactcaaaggtgctctaccactgagctacaactttagccctttattattttttgactgggtctaagttgccaagtctggccttgaatttaggattgtcccaagtcactgagattacaggcaaccATTGGCTCCTCTTAACATCTTGGTCAGGTATTTTCACCcaaattttaaacacttttagAATCTCACAATCTTggcagttgggcatggtggcgcacacctataatctcagcagcttgggagactgaagcaggaagattgaaagttcaaagccagcctcagcaatttagcgaggctatAAACAAcctagagagatcctgtctcaaaataaataaataaataaaaatggttggggatatagctcagtagtaaagcacccctgggttcactccctggtaccccCAACCCCCTGCAAAAAAGGCTTGCCAGAGGCAACTGAGATATCCCTGGATTCCCAAGCAAAACTTGAAGCTGGAGATTACTCTGCCAAACATCTATAGGAGACCCTGTGGTTTACCCTCTGGAGAAACTGaaccatacaggagaaaaaagattCAGAAGTATCAGGCACAGCACAGAAAGTTGGCAAGGCCACCATACTGCAAAGAGGATGAAGTGACGCCCACATGCTCCACACTGAGACTCCCAGTCCCTGATGGGATCTGTGCCTCTTTCAGAATGCCAACAGCCAGGATCAGGCAactagaggattttttttttttttctggagaaatttACCAGTCCCTAACAAAAGAATCAAAGTTACTGACAGCTGAGAGTCCCAGATGAAAAAACAGTTCAACTCTACCCAATCACCTACCAATAGACAAACCCCTGTAGGTAcagtgtttcaatttttttataccTCACTCTTAAATATGAATGCAAAGTGAAATATCACCAGACAGTTCAGGAAAGCCTcaaaaaaatgaatgacagaaaccaaaacaaacagaaaagggaaattaggaaaagacaaagcaaaaacaaaacttttaaaaatctcactcaaagccaggtgtggtggcacatgcctctaatcccagcagcttgagaagctgaggcaggaagattgagagttcaaaggcagcctcagcaaaagtgagatgctaagcaactaggtgagactctgtttctaaatttaaaaaatacaaaatagggcaggggatgtcgCTCCATGTTTGAatgtccccaagttcaatccctaataccccaaaaaatcaaataattaaaatctcactcgagctggggatatagctcatggtagagcacttgcctagcctgagtgaggccctgagttcaattcaatactgcaaaaaaaaataaaataaaatctcactcAGATAAAATATATTACAGCATTTAGTGAGGCTAGGAGGTTTTTAAAATGAGACAATCAGAGGTGGATGgaagagctcttgtctagcatgcacaaggttctgggttaTATGCCCAGCACTtcaaagtaaaaaagagaaacaaggaacAATCAAATAACATAAAGACCtcttgcaagctcaaggccagccttggcaacttaacaagatcctgtctcaaaaagccaggcacattggtgcacgcctgtaattccactcgcaagttcaaagccagactcagcaaaagtgaggtgctaaacaactcagttagaccctgtctctaaataaaatacaaaatagggctggggatgtggctcagtgtttgagtgcccctgagttcaatccctagtaccaaaaaaaaaaaaagactgggaagatactcagtggtaaaataccctgggtttaatccccagtatgaaaagtaaaaaagccgggctggggttgtggctcagcagtagagtgcacaTCTAGCACACGCGAGGCtgtaggttcaatcttcagcaccacataaaaaataaataaaataaacatgttattaaaaaaaaaaaaaggaagaaaagtaaaaaagccaaaatatttaaaaaggcttctaggtgagggctggagttgtggctcaacggtacagtgtttgcctggcatgcgtgagtccctgggttcaatcctcagagtcgcaaagaaagagaagaaagagaagaaagagaaagagaagaaagaaagagagaaagaaagaaagaaaagatccattgacaactaaaaaatagactTCTAGGTGAAAACCTCTGTGAGTACTGCCAGACCAATATATGATGAAAGACTCTCACTTAAAGTTTTTATTAGATCAACACTATTGACTTTGTCCTTTCAATGTGTCTAACAAGGTATGAGAGAGTGGGGGAAGATATTAAAAGCTGACCAGATAAATAAGAGTTGGTGTGGCAAACAGGTCATATAGATTACCCACTTGCCCTGCTGTGGGCCACTCCTAGGTTAGGGCCTGCAGAATATGGAGTTAATCTACTGCCCTCATAACTTACCTGGTATATCCAGAAGCATGCCGCCTCTGATAGACCTCCTTTTTAGGTGATGGGGTCTTAGTCTGGTCCCTCTCTCTCCTGTTTGCCTTAGAGTTGTGCCTGTAATGGACACAGAGATTATTTTCCAGAGATTATtcttcaaataatgaaaaaaagagcTAGCCATCTTAAAACTAGTCCATAAGAAAGATGAGAGAGAGGATATTGTACCAGTGTAATATATTCCTATAAATATGTGGTTGTAGGGACTGAAAGCTtacattaaagtttaaaaaataatatgaaggaAGTAATAAAGCAAAGACATTTAGGAAAGCTGATGGGTGGACATCACCAAAAGAAAATACCACTGTGACCAGGCCCCTGCAGTCACAGtttataccacaatgaatttccACACTCACAGTTTGCTGGGCCTTGGGGACCGTGACCTTCTGCCTAGGGATCGAGACCTCTTGTCCCGGGACCCTGCTTCCCTATTGCTCTTCCTGCCGGTGTTTCTAAGGGGTGAGTTCGAGGAGCTTCTAGACCGGGAACGGTTCTTCATTCCATACGCTCCCTTCTGCCCAGCCATCAGAGTACCCTGTTGTCCCTGGTTACGGTCAGAGTCCCTGACCTGTATcattaagagaaggaaaagggggggCATGAAAAAAAGCTATTCATAGGAAAATCCAGTAGTTCAAAAGGCAATGcaataaaacaaggaaaagaataaaatcagctGGGCGCGGAggcgcatgcctgaaatcccagcaacttaagaggctgaagcaggaggatcgcaagtgcAAAGCtaacctaggcaatttagcaaggctctgagcaatttagtgagaccctgtctcaaaataaaatataagggctGCGGATGTCACTTAGTGGTTAAACGCCTAAACAcccccttggtttaatccccaggaccaaaaaaaattaaaaatgaaataatcaattTTGTAAGGAATTCACAATAATtacaaaaaagcataaaatatttgaacagttATCTCAGGATCCCCTAAaacagccaggtatggtggcacatgcctgtaatcctggcaactcaagaggctgaagcagaaagattgtaagtttgaggtcagcctcggcaacttagcatgccctggtctcaaaataaaaagggctggggatgtagttcagtggtagagcatccctaggttcaatccccaggaccgcCACCACCTgctaccccccaccaaaaaaaaacctcctAAGAGAAAGTACCCACCCCACCACTTAAATTGGCTTAGGTCTTCACTAGAGCCTAAGGAAGAGTAAGAGACAGCAGGGAGGGCAGCATCAAAAGTTAAAAACACGAAGGGATGTCCACAGGTAAAAAGCCATTAACCTCTACacttaaaatgcatatatttcatGTTGACTGCAGAGAGATAGGCAGAATATCTAAAGTGATTCTGTTTGCTTAGAGAATGCTCAGGCATGTAAGAAGCTCAGGGATAAGAAGTGGGCCTGTTCCCCAGCAACCCCAGCCTCCACTGTCCAATTTCCCTGCTATCTGCAGTTGTCAAGGTGGCACATGTCACAGTCCCACCGTCACTCCCTTTGAGAAGCCCACATCCCTACCTGTAAGCCATATCCAGGGACTTTAGACAAAACAGGAAAGGAATTTGCCATCTTCTTTTGAGATCTAAGAGATTAAAAAACACACattcattgaaaaagaaaatgcatacagGTCCACTTCAAATCTCTCATGCTGAAACATGCGTCCTGGTTCCAGTGTGACCTTCCCCACTTCCCAGCTATTACTTGGCAGTATGTTTCTCTATTTGGACTATCTTTGCTGGAAGATGCATCAGCACAGTTAAGCTTTCCCTGTGAAAAGCCGTGGGCCGAGCTTCTCAGCCCCAATGCCTAAACACATTCTCCTCTCACCTCATGTTTCTATTCCAGAGACTCATGGTGAGTCAGCAGGAGCAGAGCTGACTATTCCCACAGGGAAGATGGAAAGACACAGAAGGGGCAGTCATAGGCccattcatccattaaaaaaaaaaaaaaaaaaaaaaccctatgtgAATCCCATGGCAGTCCTGAGAACTCAGCTAAGATGAAACAGTCATGCCAGGAAGTCGACCTAAGATCTGTGATCAGTTCTCTTAGGGGTGTCTCTCCAGTAGCACACCAGGAAACCCACCCACATATAGCATCTCCAGGGAATTCTAATGCTAGGAAACAAACTGGCACAAAGTCTACGTCCAAGTGTTCACCACTGAAACCCCAGTGCGGGGCAGTTTCCAGTTCCTGTTGtggaatgaaagaatgaatgggcAAGTGAGTCAGTGCTGGAGGATGCCTGACTCGCTCACCTCCCCCGGCTGGGCTCGTCGTCCATGCTGGAGCGATCACTACTCGAGcttctgtgtttgtgtttcttgtgcttctttttcttctccttctttttcttcttctcctttttttccaaaCTCATTTGCAACTAAAAAGTGTCCAGAACATAAACTTTCAAGGTTATTGAAACCTTTGTCAGTCCCTTCTGAGGGGACTGGTTCATGTACAAACTGATGCCATGCCTCTACAGGGGTCCAGGGCATTCTCAGGAGCTCCATGTCAACAAacctggttgtacacaatgcacCCTAGATTCCCAAACAGAACCTCTGGTGAGTGTGCTAGGAATCTGTGTTTTAAACATCCCCAGAACCATTACCTAGGAGTTTCCATTCTTTCCACTCAAAGAAACTCTAACTCCTTTGGAAGTAATCAGAGACTGCAAAAATTACCAGCTGCTCAAAGAGTAACCATACATTATGTGAATGGTGAGCCATAACAGAGGACACTCCAATCCCCTGTGCATACTACATACCTGATTCCATAGGCATGGCCTACACCCCTCTTTTCCTGAAAATATGTGAGTACAGGGGTGCTTTTTCCAACCAgaagacaaaaaaggaaattgagCTTACTTAAATTTATTAAGATTGCATAAATATCACCAAGAGATGGTGTCTAAAAGAAAAGTCTTAAACATCATTCTGTTTTCCCTGGTAGGAAGAAACAGAGGGAAGATCTTATATTAAGTAGCTGAAAgacagctggatgtggtggtacattcCCATAAtaccaacaacttgggaggctgaggcaggaggatcacaagttcaaagccagcctcagccacttagcaagaccctgtctcaaataaaattttaaaaaagggttgggatgtagttcagtggttcaatcccccataccaaaacaaaacaaaaaagtacctAAAGGCTACTTTGTGCTTATTTGATGCATGACTTACcaattctttgattttcttcattttcacagGATTGTTCAatacctctctttttttctcctcctctttcttcctaaATGGAAGacattataaaaatcattaatatttctCTTAGAAGGAAGATTAAATCATTCTCCTCTCCAAATTCTATATAACCACCATTGTAAGAAATGCTTTGTTGAAATCTACAGGATGGCATGGAAGCCAAAAATCTCCCCCAAATCTGCATAAGAGACTGTATATTGTGGGGAAAGTCTACTATGGGACACTGCCATGCAAGACAgtgagttaaaatttttttctcattgggCATCATACTCAAGGCTTCCCACCTGGTCAAGAAAATGGGTGTCACCTTATATATTGATTGGTTGCAACATTTCAAAAACTACCTCCATCTTTTATCATAATAATCACCTGGAAAATAAAGTCAATGCACTGattcctcttttttttggtagaggaggtactggggcttgaactcaggggcactcaacctctgagccagccatatcccagccctattttgtacttttatttagagacaggatctcacagagttgcttagcgccttgctgttgctgaggctggctttgaactcacaatcctcctgtctctgactcccaagccactgggatacaggcgtgtgccaccatgcccaccctgattcttcttttaagaaattttactCTCATATACTCTCAATAGGAGGGTAAACTGATCAACCTTCCTGAAGAATTATTTGACAACACTTATCACAATcaacacaaactttttttttttttttggtagtactgagtattgaacccaatgctctaccactgagctatatctctaacccttcttattattttcagacagatctcactaaattgcctaggatagcctcaaacttgtgatcctcttgctttggcatccctagtagctgggaatacaggtgtgcaccaccatgcctggtcagCTCATACTCTTTCATTTCAGAAATTCTAGAATTGTATTTTCAAATTCAAGAATTTGCTGCTAGCTGGAcccagtgatgcacacctgtactcccagtggctcaggaggctgaagcaggaggactgcaagtttaaagctagcttcagtaacttagcaagattctaagcaactcaatgagaccctatctctaaataaaatacaaaaaaagcacTGGGTAcgtcgctcagtggttaagcgtccctgggttcaatccctggtacaaaaaaagagagagagaaagaatttgttACTATAAGGAAAAATCAGGGAAGGTCGCTATGAAGTTTTCATTTTACAACaatgaaaatttggaaacaaGTTAGGGATTCAATGATAGAATATTAATAAGATAAGTCATGGCATAACCATTCAACAGagacattaaaaatgataatataaatacaccaataaaaacaaacaaaacaggggctgggattgtgactcagcggtagagcgctcgccttgcacgggtgggacctgggttcgatcctcagcaccacataaaaataaaggcattgtgttgtatccatctacacctaaaaaataaatattttttaaaaaagtggctAAAAAGGTAAATTATTACctatattttactataataaattaGGAAGCTAACAATATGGGACAAAACATTTGTAACacatacaatatctttaatagataaataactttaaagaaaatttgcaaaagaaaaacttttaaataaaaataaatatttttcaatgtttaatCTTACacacttgaaaagaaaataatgcaaactaaaccaaaataaatatgtatagtaTGGTCTCATTTAACACCCAAAAAGTAGCTCTACTTTTATCTGTCACACATTGGGGTTTCAAAATtctgaagtttctttttcttttttttttttttttttaaataagcactctactgactaagctgtattctcagccctgatctgtaatgtgttttttttttaatatttttaaaaatattacattttagttttcggcagacacaacatcttcgtttgtatgtggtactgaggatcaaacccaggccgcacccatctgaagtttctttttaaagggTGCTGCTGCCCACCTCGCAAAAAAGAAGTGGAAGATAAGAAGGCCTGTTCACCCACTTAGCCAACTTCACACAGatccccagttttccaagaagtTGCCAATCTTTGTCACCTTGCTTCAACCTCCTATTTTTGTTTAAGGGACAAATGAATAAATCTGGTCTGGTTTGGTACATTTGCCAATACCTTCCCGTACAGCCAAGAACTGACAATGTTAATGGAGCCTCCTTCCCAACATTCAGGAAGCGCAAATGGAGACAAATCCTTTTACTTGACAGATAAAAGTCAAGGGAAAACCAACTGCAAAGCCAGCAACCCACTGCCTTTGCAGGGTCTCCAAGCATCCTGTAACAAACCCCCTTCCCAGACCCTCAGCAGCACCTGATGATGAAGAGTGGGTCCTCCCGGATCTTGCTGGCCATGTCAAGCAGGGAATTGGCACCAGACGGAGCAAAAATAGAGCCAGGAAGGAGTCCTGTCTCAGAAGAACatcccccctccttctcctccatcttcTCAAAAACATATTTGTCAATGGGGCGCCCCAGCAGGTACTCATCACGATTCACCATCCCACCAGGACCCTGGTACATCCAGtccaacttttcttcttttttcctggttgaagaaaacaatatataCAATTCAAAGGAAATGTAGATTCCGGCAAACCTGCACAGAAAACCCAATGAGAGCAGGACTCAATCTATAGGTGCTTACCACATGGCAAGCATGGTGAAATGGTGCCTGCCCTTGTGGAGCTTGCAATTAAGTGGAGAAATCATTTTCATATACTTAAAGCATAATTTCAAAAGATAATCTAAAACAATTAATAGGCTCATTCTACATCATTGTCTTATCACCAAAAATAATGTCAGTGATCACATAATCACtcgtatttattttgttttggtgccTGACACATTAGAACCAGTAATAACACTACATGTTTGAGGAGATAATAAGATCAAAAATAACCTAATACATAAATGATGTTTTTAAGCCAAAGGTAGAGCATGGCACAGGGCACAAATGATGTCATAGTATCATGTCAAGCAAATATTTCCCTGTGATTCTAGGGAGAAACATGGTGAGAAAATGGACCCTCATATCACAAATAGTAAAGGTATATAGAAGCAGCCAACACCAGCTCACAGCCAATTCATTTCATCCAAACAGTATTATTTGTAGCATTAAACTCAAAATGTTCAAAGTGCTTTGAATATGACTttaatttgtgtatttgtttGCTTTGAGGTTGCATAATAACTGGGAGGATATCTTCTTACTTGCatgtttggactttttttttcagtgccaaggatcaaacccagggccttgcccatacTAGGCACGTGCTCTGCCACTCTTTCCCTGCCACTCCCACagacatttttaataagaataaacCAACACAAcactttagaaaaattttttcctattaaaagcaTTGGTTTGATGGGGCTAGGGGTgcggttcagtggtagagcgcttgcctagcatacgtgaggcactaggttcaatcctcagcaccacataaaaata includes:
- the Cwc25 gene encoding pre-mRNA-splicing factor CWC25 homolog gives rise to the protein MGGGDLNLKKSWHPQTLRNVEKVWKAEQKHEAERKKIEELQRELREERAREEMQRYAEDVGAVKKKEEKLDWMYQGPGGMVNRDEYLLGRPIDKYVFEKMEEKEGGCSSETGLLPGSIFAPSGANSLLDMASKIREDPLFIIRKKEEEKKREVLNNPVKMKKIKELLQMSLEKKEKKKKKEKKKKHKKHKHRSSSSDRSSMDDEPSRGRSQKKMANSFPVLSKVPGYGLQVRDSDRNQGQQGTLMAGQKGAYGMKNRSRSRSSSNSPLRNTGRKSNREAGSRDKRSRSLGRRSRSPRPSKLHNSKANRRERDQTKTPSPKKEVYQRRHASGYTRKLSAEELERKRQEMMENAKWREEERMNILKRHAREDERERRLEKLDSRDGKFIHRMKLESASTSSLEDRVKRNIHSLQRTSVALEKNFMKR